GAAATCGTGACGGCTTCGACATCCTGATCGGCGAATCCTTGGAAGAACGGCTTATACGCGGGGTCGTATTCTCCGAGAGGCGCGGCACCCGTGTGCACATACAATCCGTTGCGTCGAAGATCGTGCAGATGTGCGGCTCTCGCACGATCGTCGAGCTGCCACAGATACGCATCCTGATCGGACAGCAGTTCATCGAACGGAATCTCCAGCGTCGAGTCGAGCGACGAATAATCACGATCATCATTCAGACGGTAGTAATGCACGGGGTCACCGGTCACGGAAGTGTAGACGAAAGCCGCGTACGCACTGAGCACGACGGTGCGCGGACTGGACACGATGATGTGCTGGATTCGTTCGATGTTCGTCAGATAGTAGTTGAACGTGATCTGACGATGCGGATTGTCCCGAACGAGCGCCTCGATGCGATCGCACACCTGCTGCTCGGTGGTCTCCGGGCGGTCGACGGGATCACCCGGCTTGCGGAAGGAGATCGACGTGCCTTCCATGATGAGCGCATCGGCACCCGCGTTCGCTTGGAGGAACGCACGGGTGTCATGCTCAAGAAATCCGTGGAAACGAATGTCGCCCGTGTACGCGATGACCGCGTCAGGCGTGACGACGCGCAGACCGGACGCACCGTAGGCATCGTGGTCTACGGGCATGACCGTGACCGAGATGGAACCGACACGCACGACGCCGTTGGGCTCCACGCCGGTAATCGGCCGAGTATGGCCGCAATCCTTGCGATACGGCGGGAAATCGAAATCGTCGTTCACGTTCATGGCTTCGAGCACCCTCTTGGTGTTCTGCGAAGCGTAGACGGGGATGGCGGAATCGATATAGTTGAGCATCTTGGAATGGTCGAGATGCGCATGCGAGACGAAGACCGCACTGTGCGCATACGGGTCCGCAGACCAGTGGTGACCGGGCACGTCTATCGTGCGGTCGAATATCGCCGGCAGATACGGTACGTAGCCTTGCGAGATGAGATCGGCGAGATCTCGGGGCTGCTTGGGAGCGGCAGGGTTATATTCGCAACCGCAGTCGAACACGATGCGGCTATCGCCATAGGACACCTCGATGAGATTGCCTCCGATCGTGCGGATGCCCCGGTAGAACGTGATGCGCGTTTTGTCGCGCAGATCGTTATCCCTTGATGCCATTGCTGGACACTCCTTCGATGATTTGCTTATGGAAGATGAAGTACAGCACCAATATCGGCACAATCGTGGCCGTGCTGGCCGCCATCTGAAGTTGTACCGCCGTGCCGGTCTCAGTAGCGAACGCGCTCAGACCGTTGCTGATCAGACGCATATCCGTGCTGTTGGTGACGAGAATCGGCCAGAGGAACGAATTCCAGCCGCCGATGAACAGCAGCAACGCCATGGTGAACAAAGCGGGCCTGCTCATCGGAATCATCACTTTCCAGATGAATTCGAGATCACCGCACCCGTCGACCTTCGCCGCGTTGTAATATGCCGCCGGTATGGACGACAGGTACTGCTGCAAATAGAAGATGTAGAACACGCTTGCCAAGGAGGGCAAGATCAACGCCCAATACGTATCCAGCAAACCCAGCTGGTTGATCGTGCGATAGTTGGTGAACACAACGACCTCATACGGAACCATGAGCAACGCCATCATGCCCATCATCAACGCCTTCTTGAAACGGAAACGCAACCTCACCAAGGCGAAGGCCGCAAGTACGGTGGTGATGATCGTGCCCAACGTCGACAACCCGGACACCAGTACCGTGTTGAGGAAATAACGGGGGAACGGCGCCTGCCTCATGGCTTCGACGAAATTGTGCCACTGCGGGACGTGAGGCACTATCGTCGGCGGGATGCTCGTGACCTCCTGATAGGTCATCAGGCTGCTGGACAGCATGTACAGGAACGGGAAGAGCGTAAGCGCCGCCATGACGATGACGAACACGTAGACCAGACCCTTACCGAGAAACCTCACTTCGCCAGCCTCCTCAATACGATGCCTTGGATGATGGTGAAAGCCAGAATCACCAGGAACAGCACCACCGCCGCGGCCATGCCCTGCCCATACTTGTTGTCCACGTAGAACTTGTTGAACACGTAGAACACCGCCGTCGTGGCGCTATCGCCGATACCGGCCTTCCCGTTGAACAAGGCGTACACCTCCGTATACACCTTGAAGGAATTGATGAAATCCACGATGGACAGGAACGTCAGAATCGGCACCATCTGCGGCAACGTGATCCGGCGGAACTTCTCCCAGGCCGTGGCGCCGAACATGTCGGCCACCTTGTAATATTCCTTGTCTATGCCGCGCAGGCCCGACAACAGAATGATGATGTTGAACGCCAGGGACGACCATATGCCGAAGATGATGAGCGTGGGCATATTGAACTTCGGATCGTTGAGAAAATCATAGGGTCCAAGGCCGCACAGACCCAACACGTAATTGACAAGACCGTAATCGCCGTTGAACAGATACCGGAACACCATGCCGATGGCGATCACCGAGGTCAGATAGGGGATGAAGAACAGGATTTCGAAGACCCTGCCTCCGCGAAGCTTTCCATTGATGGCCACGGCCACCGCCATCGACAGCACCAGCCCGACCGACACCACGACGAATGCGAACAGCGCCGTATTGGCGATGGCCTTGCGGAATTCGGGATCCGCGAACACGAAAACAAAATTACGCATTCCCACAAACCGTTGACGGGTCAACGTCCCGCCCTGCAGCGACATGATGAAGATACGCACCAGGGGAAGCAGATTGAACACGGTGATCAGCGCCAAGGCCGGGAACAGCAACAGCCACGCATGGGGCTGCCGCTCGGCGGAATATCGACCTGAGCGATGAGATTTCCCTCCCCCGCCCTCATTCAGGGCAGTCACCGCAATCGACTTCTCGCGCCTCTCTTCCATATCAGTACACCCTCGTTCCATCCTCGGAGAACAGATATATATCGTCATACCCGATGGCGAACGCGACCCGTTGCCCTTGGCGGATTCCCGTGCGTGCATCGACCACGCTGCGCGCATGTTGCCCGCCGGCGTCAAAATGCAGGACGGCATAACGGCCGATCATTTCCAAAGACTCGATTTCGGCCTCAAACGCCGGCTTGAATCCATCGGCATGCCCTTTCACGGGCTCCGTCAGGAAATATTCAGGACGAATGCCGACCTTGTAGCGCTCCTCCGTCAGCATTCCGCCCGCGGCGTCGGCGCGGAACCGGGAACCATCAAGATCCGCGAGCGCGATGTCGAAGGCCTTTCCCCGCAGCATGCCGTCAGAACGGTCGAATCTCATGTCGAAGATATTGATGATCGGACTTCCCATGAACTGCGCCACAAACAGGTTGGCCGGGTCGAGATAGAGTTTTTGCGGATTGTCGTACTGCTGCACCACACCCTCGTTCATCAGCACGATGCGATCGGAAATCGACAGCGCCTCCTCCTGATCGTGAGTGACGAAGATCGTGGTGATGCCCGTCCCCTTGACCAGACGGCGAATCTCCTCGCGAATATGCAACCGTAGACGCGCATCCAAATTGCTCAACGGCTCGTCTAGCAGCAGCACCCGGGGAGTCTGCACGAGTGCACGAGCGATGGCCACACGCTGCTGCTGCCCGCCCGACAACGCGGAAGGTTTCTTGTCCGCCAGATTCTCGATGTTCGTCATGTCCATGAACTTGTGGGCGATCTTCGCCGCCTCTTCCCTGCTGCGGCGATGTTCTCCCACACGCAGCGGAAACATGACGTTCTCCAATACCGTCATATGCGGGTAGAGGGCATAATTCTGGAAGACCATCCCGATGTTGCGATTCTTGGGATGCAGTCCGACGACGGATTGGCCGTCGATGGCGATATCGCCGGAAGTGGGATCCAGAAGACCCGCGATGATGTTCAGCGTAGTGCTTTTGCCGCAGCCGCTGGGACCAAGCAGGCAGACCAGTTCTCCGTCTTGAATATCAAGGCTGATATCCTTCAGGGCCTCATATCCGTTCTCATACACCTTCCTGAGATTCTTGATTGAGATTCCCATATCCACCCACTCCCATATTTCGGCGTTTCGGCGGCGATCAGCACCAGCATGACACGAGGAGATACAGCGGGGGGAGAAATTCATCAGGACTATACGCGCACAAGTCAGAGAATTCATCTTGTTCACATGGAGTTCAGACAGACCCGGACACCAGCCCTCCACTGACGTCGCGGCATCCACCGGACTGATACAATGCCCGTATCGTCGCAGCGACGCATTGCGTCAGGATGGAGAGGTGCATGGTGAGAACATACGAGAACGCGCAGGAGCTCAAAAAGGAGATCGGCGCGGCGTTTCGAAAATACATTGCGGAGTTCGACGACATTCCGGAAGCCCTGAAAGACAAGCGCACCGACGAGGTCGAGAGGACCCCGGCGGAAAACCTCGCCTATCAAGTCGGTTGGACCACCCTGCTGCTGCAGTGGGAGGATCGCGAGCGGAAGGGCCTTCCGGTGCGAACGCCGTCGGACGAGTTCAAGTGGAACCAGCTCGGAAAGCTGTACCAGTGGTTCACCGACACCTACGCCCACCTTTCGCTGCGGGAGCTGAAGGGCATGTTGACCGACAACGTCGACGCCATATACGCCATGATCGATGCGATGAGCGAGGATGAGCTGTTCAAGCCGCATATGAGGCAATGGGCCGACGACGCCACCAAAACGGCGGTATGGGAAGTGTACAGGTTCATTCATGTGAACACCGTCGCCCCGTTCGGATCGTTCAGGACGAAAATCCGCAAGTGGAAGCGGATGGCCCTATAGGTTCGGCGCGCCCCGCAACCGGCGCGGCCTACAACCGTCGCGGCCCGCAACCGGCGCGTTTCCTCGGACTCCCCTTCACGCCATCAGTCGCCCCGGTTCGTCAGGCCGGGAATCATGGGCTAGGCTGGGAGTCATGGAACTTCACGTTTTGAATCATCCGCTGGTCGAGCACAAGCTCACCGTGCTGCGCGACAAGAACACCCCCTCCTCCATTTTCCGCGAGCTCGTCTCCGAGCTTGTGATGCTTGAAGCCTACGAGGCCACGCGCAACCTGTCCGTGGTCGCCGCGCCGATCGAGACGCCGGTCGCCCCGATGACCGGCAAGAAACTGGCCGAACCCCGTCCGATCATCGTGCCGGTGCTGCGCGCGGGCCTCGGCATGCTCGACGGCATGACCCGCCTCATGCCCACCGCCGAAGTCGGCTTCCTTGGCATGAAGCGCGACGAGGAGCATCCCACCCAGCAGGTGACGTATGCGAACCGTTTGCCCGAGGATCTGTCCGGCCGCCAGTGCTTCCTGATCGATCCGATGCTCGCCACCGGCGGCACGCTGGTCGCCGCCACGCACTATCTGGCCGAACGCGGCGCCAAGGACGTGACCGCGATCAACATCATCGCGGCGCCTGAAGGCATCAAGTACGTCGAGGAGCACATCGACCCGTCCATCGAATTCAAGGTCGTGGTGTGCGCGGTGGACGAGAAGCTCAACGACAAGTGCTACATCGTGCCGGGTCTGGGCGATGCCGGCGATCGTCTCTACGGCGTCATCGACTGACACATGAACATCGACATCGTCTGCGTCGGCCGGATCAAGGAACGGTATCTGACCGACGCCATCGCCGAATATTCCAAGCGGCTCTCGCGCTACTGCAAGCTCAACATCATCGAGGTGGCGGATGAGAAGACGCCCGAACACGCCTCTGAAGGCGTTGGCCGACAGATCAAGGCCAAAGAAGGCGAACGCATCGCCAAGCATCTGAAGGACGGGGCGTTTGTTATTGCCCTTGCCATCAACGGCAAGCAGCTGTCCAGTGAAGAATTGGCCGCCAAAATCAACGACCTTGGATTGCGTGGTACCAGCCATATTCAGCTGGTCATCGGCGGTTCAATCGGCCTTGACGACGCGATTCTGCGTCGTGCTGATTTTCTGCTGAGCTTCTCGAAGATGACGTTCC
The window above is part of the Bifidobacterium longum subsp. infantis ATCC 15697 = JCM 1222 = DSM 20088 genome. Proteins encoded here:
- a CDS encoding MBL fold metallo-hydrolase; this encodes MASRDNDLRDKTRITFYRGIRTIGGNLIEVSYGDSRIVFDCGCEYNPAAPKQPRDLADLISQGYVPYLPAIFDRTIDVPGHHWSADPYAHSAVFVSHAHLDHSKMLNYIDSAIPVYASQNTKRVLEAMNVNDDFDFPPYRKDCGHTRPITGVEPNGVVRVGSISVTVMPVDHDAYGASGLRVVTPDAVIAYTGDIRFHGFLEHDTRAFLQANAGADALIMEGTSISFRKPGDPVDRPETTEQQVCDRIEALVRDNPHRQITFNYYLTNIERIQHIIVSSPRTVVLSAYAAFVYTSVTGDPVHYYRLNDDRDYSSLDSTLEIPFDELLSDQDAYLWQLDDRARAAHLHDLRRNGLYVHTGAAPLGEYDPAYKPFFQGFADQDVEAVTISCSGHATVEKAFEIIDAVRPRLLFPVHGEHPERYRNDYGAMILPEPGLTVEL
- a CDS encoding carbohydrate ABC transporter permease; translation: MRFLGKGLVYVFVIVMAALTLFPFLYMLSSSLMTYQEVTSIPPTIVPHVPQWHNFVEAMRQAPFPRYFLNTVLVSGLSTLGTIITTVLAAFALVRLRFRFKKALMMGMMALLMVPYEVVVFTNYRTINQLGLLDTYWALILPSLASVFYIFYLQQYLSSIPAAYYNAAKVDGCGDLEFIWKVMIPMSRPALFTMALLLFIGGWNSFLWPILVTNSTDMRLISNGLSAFATETGTAVQLQMAASTATIVPILVLYFIFHKQIIEGVSSNGIKG
- a CDS encoding carbohydrate ABC transporter permease, with the translated sequence MEERREKSIAVTALNEGGGGKSHRSGRYSAERQPHAWLLLFPALALITVFNLLPLVRIFIMSLQGGTLTRQRFVGMRNFVFVFADPEFRKAIANTALFAFVVVSVGLVLSMAVAVAINGKLRGGRVFEILFFIPYLTSVIAIGMVFRYLFNGDYGLVNYVLGLCGLGPYDFLNDPKFNMPTLIIFGIWSSLAFNIIILLSGLRGIDKEYYKVADMFGATAWEKFRRITLPQMVPILTFLSIVDFINSFKVYTEVYALFNGKAGIGDSATTAVFYVFNKFYVDNKYGQGMAAAVVLFLVILAFTIIQGIVLRRLAK
- a CDS encoding ABC transporter ATP-binding protein gives rise to the protein MGISIKNLRKVYENGYEALKDISLDIQDGELVCLLGPSGCGKSTTLNIIAGLLDPTSGDIAIDGQSVVGLHPKNRNIGMVFQNYALYPHMTVLENVMFPLRVGEHRRSREEAAKIAHKFMDMTNIENLADKKPSALSGGQQQRVAIARALVQTPRVLLLDEPLSNLDARLRLHIREEIRRLVKGTGITTIFVTHDQEEALSISDRIVLMNEGVVQQYDNPQKLYLDPANLFVAQFMGSPIINIFDMRFDRSDGMLRGKAFDIALADLDGSRFRADAAGGMLTEERYKVGIRPEYFLTEPVKGHADGFKPAFEAEIESLEMIGRYAVLHFDAGGQHARSVVDARTGIRQGQRVAFAIGYDDIYLFSEDGTRVY
- a CDS encoding ClbS/DfsB family four-helix bundle protein, whose translation is MVRTYENAQELKKEIGAAFRKYIAEFDDIPEALKDKRTDEVERTPAENLAYQVGWTTLLLQWEDRERKGLPVRTPSDEFKWNQLGKLYQWFTDTYAHLSLRELKGMLTDNVDAIYAMIDAMSEDELFKPHMRQWADDATKTAVWEVYRFIHVNTVAPFGSFRTKIRKWKRMAL
- the upp gene encoding uracil phosphoribosyltransferase; protein product: MELHVLNHPLVEHKLTVLRDKNTPSSIFRELVSELVMLEAYEATRNLSVVAAPIETPVAPMTGKKLAEPRPIIVPVLRAGLGMLDGMTRLMPTAEVGFLGMKRDEEHPTQQVTYANRLPEDLSGRQCFLIDPMLATGGTLVAATHYLAERGAKDVTAINIIAAPEGIKYVEEHIDPSIEFKVVVCAVDEKLNDKCYIVPGLGDAGDRLYGVID
- the rlmH gene encoding 23S rRNA (pseudouridine(1915)-N(3))-methyltransferase RlmH, whose protein sequence is MNIDIVCVGRIKERYLTDAIAEYSKRLSRYCKLNIIEVADEKTPEHASEGVGRQIKAKEGERIAKHLKDGAFVIALAINGKQLSSEELAAKINDLGLRGTSHIQLVIGGSIGLDDAILRRADFLLSFSKMTFPHQLMRVILLEQIYRAYKINAHEPYHK